In Mucilaginibacter sp. KACC 22063, the genomic stretch CGCAGCATGTTACCGATTTTGATCCGTATGGGTCGGGGATGGATCATTATAAAAAGTTTGATAAGACTAAAGCAGCAGATTGTAGGACTTGCAAAGTTTTACCAATATGTGAGGAAAGTTGTAACATGCGTTTTGTCTCAAACGCAGAAAGTAAAGTTTGCTCTGGGTGGAAATATTTTATGGATGAAAGGATTGTTGCTATTTATGAACAAAGCTTTTCTACAGATGAAACCGAAAAAATTATAGCATCCCGTACTGGTAGTGTTGAAACATGCTGAAGGTTGGTATCATAGATAGTGGAATTAATACTTCTGAATTAGAATATAATGGATACCCACCTACAGGGATCTGCATTTCAAAAGATAATGCAGGCAATCTTATATATTCTGATGAAGATCTTAATGATTACCTTAATCATGGTACTGTTTGCGCTAAAATAATTTACTCGTATTTAAGAGACACAGAATTATTTATTGTTAAAATTTTTGATAAGGCTCCGTTTGCAGACGAGGAGATTTTAACACAAGCTATTAAAAGGTGCCTTGACGAAAAAGTTGACGCTATTAACGTAAGCCTGGGCATACAATCAGAAGTAATTAGTGATGAATTAATAAATGCCTGTGATATGGCATATAGCATGAATATTCCCATTGTTGCGGCTAGCCATAATGATAATAAAGTTTCTTTTCCTGCCTATTATCCAAAGGTTTTGGGGGTTGGAGATTGGGAAAACTCATATGCTAATAAATTAAAATATATAAAAGGTTCTCCGATTGATTTTTTCATAAATGGAGAATTTGACATGGGTAACATGCACTTTCATGGAAGTAGTTTTGCCTGTCCTAAAATAACCGGAGAAGTTTTAAATATTCTTCACAAAAATGGAAAGCTCAGCATAGAAGAGATCAAGAAGAAGTTAATAAAACAAGCTGAAAAAGGCTCTTTATCGAAGTTGTTTATCCGTAAGGAATATGCCTATCAAACCATGTCTGAGTTTGATAAAGAAAACCTGCTATGGCTTGATAATAAATATTTTCATAAGGAATTAAAATTTAAGCCGATCTCAAGTCTTTTGGTTGTGCCGCTGTATGGCAGGAATTTTAAATTTCTTGAAAAAGTTGACCTTGATTATTTAAATAATACATTTTCCATATTACAGCACGAAGAAAGTTTTGAGCAATACCATATCCCTAAATGCCTTTCAAACAAACAGGAGTGGCAAATATTTGATACCGTAGCATTTGGCCATATTAATAGTAAGATTAGCCTGTATAATGAGAGAGATATTATAGATGAGATAAAGGAATTGGTAAAAAGCGGAAAAAATTTCATGGTGTTTGACGATACTACATTTGATGTATTGTCTGCTATCAAAAAGGAATTAGCAGCAAGTATTGAAATTTACTACCCTGAAATCAATAGAAAAACATTGAATGACTTTGAGAAATTCAAGTACCTGCAGTCATTCAAAACACCACTCATTTCAGTTGTTGGAGTCGGTATACAAGAGGTGGTTTCTGTTCAATGTTATATATATAAGATATTAAAAAGCGCAGGCTATGCAGTGGAGTATATAGCACCTGTTCCAGAAGGGGAACTTACCGGAGCATGTTTCTCTTACCCGCTTATGCATACCAATATGGTAGACTTAAAGTCAGATCAAAAAGTAAGATTTTTAAAATACCTGCTTAAAGCAATCCAAGCCTTTAAAAGCCCTGATATTGTGATCACCGGTAGTGTAACAAGTGTAATTCCTAATACTATTAATTCAAATGGGAATTGGGGTGAGCTGATTGATTTTTTGTGCGGGACCCAACCAGATGGTTTAATTGTATCAGTTTATGCAACTGATACCTATGAAGCTATTATAAATAATATAAAAGTGATAAAGTGCTATACCCAAGCCCAGGTTTTATGCATTTTATTTATGGAGAGGTGTGACAATATTTCGTCTGAACAAATGGAGGCGCTGAAAGAAGAAACCGGATGCTTATTGTTTTTTGATGATCCTGAAATCGATCTTAAAATAAAAGAAGAAGTGGTTGAATTTTTTACCACGGAAAGTAATGTTTTGATGTAGTTATGGAAAGAAAAACAATCAGAATATTCTTGTCATATCTATACCCATACTGGTATAAGGAAGTTGGATTGTTTTTATTAATAATAGGCGGAACTGCGGCAAGTTTGGCTTCGCCTTATTGCTTGAAAATTATTATTGATAAGGTAATTCCGCAAAAGGATTATCGGTCGTTGATACTTATTCTCTTAGGGTTAGTATTTGTATATATTATCAGGCTTAGCATGAGCTGCTGTTCAGATTATTTAAATACCTGGCTTAGTAATCGGATAGTAAATGATATTAAAATCACATTATTTAAAAATTTAATTAATAAGCCATATGCCTATTTTGATGAGAATAAACCGGGTGATATAGTTCAGAAAGTAAATAATGAGATACATAAAGTTCAGTACTTTCTAACCAATAGCCTCATCCGGCTTTTAAATAATGTTTTCTCAATTATAGGCATATCTGTAATGTTATGCATTCTTAACTACAGGCTTTTTTTTGTTTCTATATTGATTTTTCCATTTTCTATTTTCATAAACAGGTATTCAAATAAAAAAGTAAAATACTTCATAGAAAAGTCCTGTAAGAAGGAGGGGGATATATACAGCTTCTACATTGACAGAATCAAAAACATAAAACTTATCAAAGGTTTTAATGCGCTGAACAATGAAATGCGTTTACTTACAACCGAGTTAAACAATATTTTCTCTTTATACCTTAAAACATCTCTCTACTCCTCAATCAGCGGTAATGCAGCAACCTTTTTTGTTGCTTTAGGCCCAATTATAGTGCTGGCTTATGGTGGTCATCTTGTTATTTCAGGGCTGCTGTCAATAGGTTCAGTAGTTGCTTTTATTCAGTATATGAACAGAGTGTATTCTCCATCAAATGATATGGTTTCACTTTATTTAGAATATGTAAAAGCTAAGGTGTCTATGAACAGAATTCAGGATCTGTTAGAGGTAACTGAAAATACGCAAAATCAGCACCATATAACACTCAGTGAAATTGATACCATTTCTTTTAATAATGTAAGCTTTGGTTATGATGAAAACAAAGTTATAGAAGGGTTCAATATAGAACTGAGACGGGGGATGAGGTATGGTTTCGTTGGCTTAAGTGGTTCTGGGAAAAGTACATTGATAAAGTTGCTTGGAAAGTTTTATGATGTAGAAAAAGGGAGTATCATAGTTAATGATAGTTTAAAAATCAATGATATAAGCAATTTTAGTTGGAATGAAAGCGTCACAATTGTTCATCAAGAACCTCTTATTTTAATTGAAACTGTAAAAGATAATCTTTTATATGGTAATCCTGATGCAAGTGAAGATGACCTTTGGAGTGTGCTTAAATTTGTACAGCTTGCAGATTTCATAAAGAAAATGCCTTTACAACTTGATACCTTAATTGGTGAAGGAGGTATTAATCTGTCAGGCGGCCAGTTACAGCAAGTTGCTTTAGCCCGGGCTTTGTTAAAAAAATCTAAAATGTTGATACTCGATGAAGCAACATCGGCAATTGATTCTTTTAAAGAGGATAATATCTTGCGAAATCTTCGCGAACATTTTAATGATAAAATTATCCTGTCAATTAGCCATCGATTGAGCTCCATTAAAGATTTTGATGAAATTATTCTTTTAGAAGATGGTAAAATAGTTGAAAAAGGTGCTCATGATGATTTGTTAAATCTAAAAGGCAGCTATTACTCTTTATTTGAAAGTCAGCTCAATACTGCAAGGGCATCCGTTTATTAACCTTAATGATTTGTATTTACTGCGCTTATAAATATGAAAATTATTCAAACATTGTGGACTAAACCGGGGCTCGACGCAGGCTGGATTGATAAACAATTTCATTTTTTCTCCTGGGCATTAAGCTGTCTTCAATTAAGAAAGTTTTATAATGATGTTGAGCTTTATACCGATCAACTTGGTAAGCATCTTTTGATAGATATTTTTAAACTTCCCTATACGAAGGTGCATTTGACACTTGATGATTTTAATTATTCAAGTAAGCTATGGTCAGCACCTAAGTTATTGTCTTATAGCCTTCAGGAAGACCCTTTTCTTCATGTTGATGGAGACATTTTTATTTTTAGTCCATTCAATAAAAAACGGTTAGATCACGGCCTGGTCTACCAGAACAAGGAGATAGAATCGGGTAGTAATGAATTTTACAAAAAAATATTCCTTGAAGTCCTTGCGCTATCTGAAGATAAGTCCAAACTACCTAAATGGATTCAAAATGCATCTTTAAATAATATTGAAGCATTAAACGCAGGGGTGCTTGGCGGTAATAATATTGCTTATTTTAAAAAACTGGGTGAGCTGGCATTTGACTTTTTTGACAATCACAGTGCTTTAATAAATAATATGCGAAATCCTTCTTATGCAACATTTATTGCTGAACAGGTATTAGCATCGATACTGCTGAAAGAACAGGAAATTGATCACATGGGGTTGTTTACTACAAATTATGTAGTTGGGCCACTTGAAGTATTTGAAAATAATAACAAAGAAGAACGGCTTCAAAATGTGGATGTTCACGCTTTATGGTCATCAGACAACCCAACTCCCTTCACTTATTTTAGTTTAGATCATTTTGGCATATCGCCATTTGGCCGGCAATATGTGCATCTGCTTGGCGCTAACAAAAAAGCGGTATTCTCATGCAGCTTGGCAGCTAAAAGGCTTTTGATCGATTACCCTGAATATTATTACAGGATTAAAGAATATTTTACACATGAGGGTGCTAAAAATAAAAGGCAGTCAAATGTTTTGCAGCCTGCATTTGCAGAAGTTCAAATTGAAGAAGATAATAAATTCAATACACTGAAGCATAAAGTTAATAATCTGAGTTGCAGAAAAATATTTGACCGAACCATCTTTTTGTATGAAACTCTTACAGGTCAATATCTAAAAACTTACAATAATATTGAGTTTTTTATTAGCGATTTTGACAGGATTTTACAAGAGCTTGAAGGGATTGACCGGGCGCGGATAGAGGATGTTTTTAATTTGGAAAAAACAAGATACTACCTTGCAATTAATTCCCCTGATGATGAATACCTCGAATATCTTGAAAATATCGCGGCTGAATCTATAAAAAAAATCTATGATATCTCTCAGCCTGATATAAACAGCTTTAGGTTTGAGGTGAACAAATTTTCAAGAGTTATTTCAACAAAATGGAATTGGGTTGATCACAGATCTTTTAAAAAAGAGAGTGTTCCGGCATGCGCAAAAGAAACGCTGATTTTAATAGATGTTACAACTAAAAGCCTGATAGAACTTGAACTGACAAAATTTAATGAAATTGTTCTGTATGCATTTTCAACAGAAGCTACCTATTCTAAGGCTGTTGATAAAGCTTTGGAAATTGTTGAGCTACAAAACCTCGAAGACTTTCAAATACATTTCTTTCAATGTGTAGTGTACCTAATTACAGCCGGTGTTTTACTTATTAAATAATATTTATATGGAACATGAATATCTTTCGCTATTAAAAAACTTTAAGGAGTCAAAACTTAAGATGGATCAGTATGAGCCATTTTACTGGAATCTGCAACTTGAGGATGATAGATTATATAAGAGTATTGGAATATTAGGCGGGGGGCTTGCCGGTTATCTTACAGCAATTGCTTTTAAGAAATTTTTTAATTTACCCGTTACTGTAATCGAATCAAGTAAGATTCCACCTATTGGTGTTGGCGAAGCCACAACGCCAATTATGCAAGATTACTTATTTGATAGTTTAGGTCTTGATAAAGCAAAATTTTACGACAAAGTAGAGCCTACCTGGAAACTGGGTATCAAGTTTTTTTGGGGACTGCCGGGAGATTACTATTTCAATTATCCCTTTGACGGCAAAGATATTTTATCGGCCATGGTTCATAACCAGGACATAAATCATAGTTCGCTAAATTCAATGATGATGTCAAATGATGCCAGCTTTGTTGCGAAGATTACTGATGGGGAAAAAAGCAAATATCATTCGCTGTCAAAATCATTGAAATATGCTTATCATCTCGACAATAAAAAATTCATTGCTTATTTAAAGGAAGAAGCCATGGACGCAGGCGTGATATTTTTAGATGAAAATATTGCGGACGCAAAAATAAATTCTGAAACTGGTGATATTGAATGTTTGATAAGTGAAGGCGGCCAGCATTTTAAGTTTGATTTTTATATTGATTGTTCAGGATTTAAATCTCAGTTGCTGGAGAAAAAGATGGGGACAGCATATGTGAGCTATAAAAGCAGCCTTTATAATGATAGTGCTATTGTTTCAGAAGTGCCCAACTTCGGGAATATTAAATGCTATACAACGGCAGAATCAATGAATAATGGATGGTGCTGGAACATTCCACTGCGACATGAAGATCACAGGGGATATGTTTTTTCTTCAGATTTTTGCTCAGATGATGAGGCTTATGAAGAGATGTTGCTTAAAAATCCCACAATGAGCAAGGACACAAGAGTTATCCGCTTTAGATCTGGCAGGCATACAGAGTTTATTAAAGGGAATGTTGCCGGAATAGGTAATTCTTATGCTTTTGTAGAGCCATTAGAATCTACAGGTGTGCATATG encodes the following:
- a CDS encoding S8 family peptidase, which produces MLKVGIIDSGINTSELEYNGYPPTGICISKDNAGNLIYSDEDLNDYLNHGTVCAKIIYSYLRDTELFIVKIFDKAPFADEEILTQAIKRCLDEKVDAINVSLGIQSEVISDELINACDMAYSMNIPIVAASHNDNKVSFPAYYPKVLGVGDWENSYANKLKYIKGSPIDFFINGEFDMGNMHFHGSSFACPKITGEVLNILHKNGKLSIEEIKKKLIKQAEKGSLSKLFIRKEYAYQTMSEFDKENLLWLDNKYFHKELKFKPISSLLVVPLYGRNFKFLEKVDLDYLNNTFSILQHEESFEQYHIPKCLSNKQEWQIFDTVAFGHINSKISLYNERDIIDEIKELVKSGKNFMVFDDTTFDVLSAIKKELAASIEIYYPEINRKTLNDFEKFKYLQSFKTPLISVVGVGIQEVVSVQCYIYKILKSAGYAVEYIAPVPEGELTGACFSYPLMHTNMVDLKSDQKVRFLKYLLKAIQAFKSPDIVITGSVTSVIPNTINSNGNWGELIDFLCGTQPDGLIVSVYATDTYEAIINNIKVIKCYTQAQVLCILFMERCDNISSEQMEALKEETGCLLFFDDPEIDLKIKEEVVEFFTTESNVLM
- a CDS encoding ABC transporter ATP-binding protein, giving the protein MERKTIRIFLSYLYPYWYKEVGLFLLIIGGTAASLASPYCLKIIIDKVIPQKDYRSLILILLGLVFVYIIRLSMSCCSDYLNTWLSNRIVNDIKITLFKNLINKPYAYFDENKPGDIVQKVNNEIHKVQYFLTNSLIRLLNNVFSIIGISVMLCILNYRLFFVSILIFPFSIFINRYSNKKVKYFIEKSCKKEGDIYSFYIDRIKNIKLIKGFNALNNEMRLLTTELNNIFSLYLKTSLYSSISGNAATFFVALGPIIVLAYGGHLVISGLLSIGSVVAFIQYMNRVYSPSNDMVSLYLEYVKAKVSMNRIQDLLEVTENTQNQHHITLSEIDTISFNNVSFGYDENKVIEGFNIELRRGMRYGFVGLSGSGKSTLIKLLGKFYDVEKGSIIVNDSLKINDISNFSWNESVTIVHQEPLILIETVKDNLLYGNPDASEDDLWSVLKFVQLADFIKKMPLQLDTLIGEGGINLSGGQLQQVALARALLKKSKMLILDEATSAIDSFKEDNILRNLREHFNDKIILSISHRLSSIKDFDEIILLEDGKIVEKGAHDDLLNLKGSYYSLFESQLNTARASVY
- a CDS encoding DUF6734 family protein, which codes for MKIIQTLWTKPGLDAGWIDKQFHFFSWALSCLQLRKFYNDVELYTDQLGKHLLIDIFKLPYTKVHLTLDDFNYSSKLWSAPKLLSYSLQEDPFLHVDGDIFIFSPFNKKRLDHGLVYQNKEIESGSNEFYKKIFLEVLALSEDKSKLPKWIQNASLNNIEALNAGVLGGNNIAYFKKLGELAFDFFDNHSALINNMRNPSYATFIAEQVLASILLKEQEIDHMGLFTTNYVVGPLEVFENNNKEERLQNVDVHALWSSDNPTPFTYFSLDHFGISPFGRQYVHLLGANKKAVFSCSLAAKRLLIDYPEYYYRIKEYFTHEGAKNKRQSNVLQPAFAEVQIEEDNKFNTLKHKVNNLSCRKIFDRTIFLYETLTGQYLKTYNNIEFFISDFDRILQELEGIDRARIEDVFNLEKTRYYLAINSPDDEYLEYLENIAAESIKKIYDISQPDINSFRFEVNKFSRVISTKWNWVDHRSFKKESVPACAKETLILIDVTTKSLIELELTKFNEIVLYAFSTEATYSKAVDKALEIVELQNLEDFQIHFFQCVVYLITAGVLLIK
- a CDS encoding tryptophan halogenase family protein, giving the protein MEHEYLSLLKNFKESKLKMDQYEPFYWNLQLEDDRLYKSIGILGGGLAGYLTAIAFKKFFNLPVTVIESSKIPPIGVGEATTPIMQDYLFDSLGLDKAKFYDKVEPTWKLGIKFFWGLPGDYYFNYPFDGKDILSAMVHNQDINHSSLNSMMMSNDASFVAKITDGEKSKYHSLSKSLKYAYHLDNKKFIAYLKEEAMDAGVIFLDENIADAKINSETGDIECLISEGGQHFKFDFYIDCSGFKSQLLEKKMGTAYVSYKSSLYNDSAIVSEVPNFGNIKCYTTAESMNNGWCWNIPLRHEDHRGYVFSSDFCSDDEAYEEMLLKNPTMSKDTRVIRFRSGRHTEFIKGNVAGIGNSYAFVEPLESTGVHMIIEEIIMLLNNFINLKGNPTLRTVLNKNMNDHWDYLRYFLSIHFKFNRKFDTAYWKACRDRVDSSGFETFINLYKEIGFLTKQDTTVKNVIKTMVKDNLFDLYGIDHILLGQGILPKDLHKIQLDNKKEWDRTVEDWNQIIKYLVPLKDDLEILLEHQDLI